In Cryptococcus neoformans var. grubii H99 chromosome 9, complete sequence, a genomic segment contains:
- a CDS encoding recyclin-1 codes for MDKWAPIAPSKPQFQSTSHLSTRFASVLKPSKHGPRSRASAQFIGRWPEDVILRIIELLPIPDLPNAARVNRAFAHLVKDERGWEWRCGLLGMQQESIAGSTSNLKDSELKAPISTQRKPSFPAQQASVLEDDFGDFTGQEKDVFEDVDFGDFETAKPTIPRGKSGPNTQQWGTSTEQNLLDFEDLPLPSRPTGSSGSHGRTTGFFALPPTMSLPSTSFSSHSPGPYYFAYKTHHLSLLPFCKHLRSSPSPSSTLSLLFPPSPATALPPSLSHQSSVLLSLIHFLSPQLQPLRDWGFLRQALLAAADRFDSTCLVAFEVSDGKKDEEGMKEAAGSSWKVWEAGGGEREKWECGRVWVEKREVFYDTARWDSLENIIKVQTQSGATIRQLDFTPMDAFMSHVLEAFRIDAETAHSVFPSKAKVVLSFCDRLSNEVIGEYIHPLLSQARAISQDLFLRAAAATFVQAWKLVDVAMGVLGDEQNVIKKEQFEDSVFHMFEEHLDDYLDDETERVKHHLENICREWEQQLGTSDSAQLSKSHIPTFLTSANPDQVKRNVLASFKDALLLPVTIVPRTVTFGVNAIVSGGTQAVSGLAMLNPQKWTGKGGVVKGMEDGEEVVFEVTDVDEKTAEDMTNGDVKEEMRVTENVENVKDALEPSHAGSSDDIHARSTAGSLESSHPSTPSPKNNKSFDRLQLLVSLDTALELIQVDRDSLKRAETFVKYPGKVGSKVREAIEEIFIFLLKAVGDRHIAPGFKIATNQMSTYKPAEHEETTSVAPLLQFFELVHIGDTIQSMVQVYFDKELSPYVDKTDFLNAVMREKKRFESVLDDAVAAGLNAGIEVLMNQVEHIILVKTGPREYYPVEGTPMELGPTQGCKEAIICLEMHCNLLKGSTSKEVLEVFYQEVGIRLEAIIQRHIKRQIISLDGGFQVIADLNAYYDFVSSLKQQRITDDFSDLKMLGNVYIVSDAKDLAQIVRDVSRYGSAFTPEDIYEFIQRRSDWKKIEKTVDKAMYALSVREDCVVM; via the exons ATGGACAAATGGGCACCCATAGCTCCCTCAAAACCGCAATTCCAGTCAACGTCTCATCTCTCAACTCGCTTTGCTTCGGTCCTCAAGCCTTCAAAACATGGTCCACGCTCAAGAGCATCTGCACAGTTCATAGGTAGATGGCCAGAAGATGTCATACTTAGGATTATCGAGCTATTACCTATTCCCGATCTACCAAATGCTGCGAGGGTCAACAGAGCATTTGCCCACCTGGTCAAAGACGAGAGAGGTTGGGAATGGAGATGCGGCCTTCTTGGCATGCAGCAAGAGTCCATTG CTGGATCCACGTCTAATTTGAAGGATAGTGAGCTCAAGGCGCCAATATCGACTCAGAGGAAACCGTCCTTTCCAGCCCAACAAGCTTCAGTTCTTGAAGACGACTTTGGGGACTTCACAGGGCAAGAGAAGGACGTatttgaagatgtggaTTTTGGGGATTTTGAGACCGCTAAGCCGACAATACCTCGAGGCAAATCTGGCCCCAATACACAGCAATGGGGCACTTCGACGGAACAAAATCTTTTGGACTTTGAAGACTTACCCTTACCTTCGCGACCGACGGGCAGCAGTGGCTCACATGGTCGGACTACAGGTTtctttgctcttcctcctactATGTCTTTGCCTTCCACCTCTTTTTCATCGCACTCGCCAGGTCCATACTATTTCGCCTACAAAACACAccacctctctcttctgccCTTCTGCAAACACCTCCGATCATCCCCATCGCCTAGCTCAACACTTTCTCtactcttccctccctcgcCCGCCACTGCCTTGCCACCCTCACTTTCCCATCAATCATCTGTTTTACTTTCTCTCATACATTTTCTGTCACCGCAGCTTCAGCCTTTACGTGACTGGGGTTTCCTTCGCCAAGCATTACTAGCAGCGGCTGATCGTTTTGATTCAACCTGTCTTGTAGCGTTTGAAGTGTCTGACggaaagaaggacgaagaaggcatGAAGGAAGCTGCTGGAAGTAGTTGGAAAGTTTGGGAAGCTGGTggtggggagagggaaaagtgGGAATGCGGAAGAGTGTGGGtagagaaaagagaggtATTCTATGATACTGCCAGGTGGGATTCCTTGGAAAACATTAT TAAGGTACAAACCCAGTCAGGAGCTACAATTCGCCAATTGGATTTTACTCCCATGGACGCATTTATGTCACACGTCCTTGAAGCTTTCAGGATAGATGCTGAGACGGCCCATTCCGTTTTCCCTTCTAAAGCAAAGGTGGTTTTATCATTTTGTGACAGACTATCTAACGAAGTT ATCGGCGAATACatccatccccttctttcccaagCACGAGCGATTTCGCAAGATTTGTTCTTGCGTGCTGCCGCTGCCACCTTCGTCCAAGCATGGAAACTCGTGGATGTAGCCATGGGGGTGCTAGGGGATGAGCAAAATGTAATAAAGAAGGAGCAATTTGAGGATAGCGT GTTTCACATGTTTGAAGAGCACCTGGATGATTATTTAGATGATGAAACTGAAAGGGTCAAACATCATCTAGAGAATATCTGCCGAGAATGGGAGCAGCAA CTGGGCACGAGTGATTCTGCACAACTTTCCAAGTCACACATCCCTACCTTCCTTACCTCGGCCAACCCTGACCAAGTTAAGCGCAATGTCCTTGCCTCGTTCAAGGATGCtttgcttcttcctgtCACCATCGTACCCCGTACTGTCACCTTCGGTGTCAACGCGATCGTTAGCGGCGGAACTCAAGCTGTGAGCGGCCTGGCGATGCTCAATCCACAAAAATGGACCGGTAAAGGAGGAGTCGTcaaagggatggaagacgGCGAGGAGGTAGTATTTGAAGTGACAGATGTGGACGAAAAAACAGCAGAAGATATGACGAATGGCGATGTTAAGGAAGAAATGAGAGTGACAGAAAATGTAGAGAACGTCAAAGATGCTCTAGAGCCTAGTCATGCGGGCAGCTCAGACGATATCCATGCGAGGTCAACAGCTGGTTCACTGGAAAGctctcatccatccacccCTAGTCCGAAAAACAACAAATCGTTTGATCGCCTTCAGCTTCTCGTTTCACTTGATACCGCGTTAGAGTTAATTCAGGTGGATCGAGATTCCTTGAAACGAGCAGAGACGTTTGTGAAATATCCCGGGAAGGTCGGATCGAAGGTGAGAGAGGCGATCGAAGAGATTTTTATCTTCCTGTTAAAGGCCGTTGGAGATAGGCACATCGCCCCTGGATTCAAAAT AGCTACAAACCAGATGAGCACCTACAAACCTGCTGAACACGAAGAAACAACTAGCGTTGCGCCTCTTTTACAGTTTTTCGAACTCGTCCACATAGGTGATACCATCCAGTCTATGGTTCAAGTCTATTTCGATAAAGAGTTATCGCCATATGTCGATAAAACGGACTTTTTGAATGCAGTTATgagggagaaaaaaaggtttGAGAGTGTCCTCGACGACGCCGTGGCTGCTGGACTTAACGCTGGGATTGAGGTGCTGATGAATCAG GTTGAACATATAATACTGGTCAAGACTGGCCCTAGAGAGTATTATCCCGTTGAGGGTACGCCAATGGAGCTGGGCCCTACACAAGGTTGTAAAGAGGCTATCATATGTCTCGAGATGCATTGCAACTTGTTAAAGGGGAGTACCTCGAAGGAGGTACTGGAAGTTTTCTATCAGGAGGTGGGGATCCGTTTGGAAGC CATCATTCAGCGTCATATTAAGCGACAAATCATCTCTCTAGACGGTGGCTTTCAAGTCATTGCAGATTTGAACGCATATTATGACTTTGTCTCTTCGCTGAAGCAGCAGCGTATCACGGATGATTTTTCTGATCTCAAAATGCTCGGAAATGTGTACATCGTGTCTGATGCAAAGGATTTGGCGCAGATTGTGAGGGATGTTTCAAGATATGGGAGCGCTTTTACTCCTGAAGA TATCTACGAGTTTATTCAGAGAAGATCtgactggaagaagattgaaaagACTGTTGACAAG GCAATGTATGCCTTATCCGTCAGGGAAGATTGTGTTGTCATGTAG